One window of Anaerolineae bacterium genomic DNA carries:
- a CDS encoding aminotransferase class III-fold pyridoxal phosphate-dependent enzyme: MHEPNEVLVHRDWRRQFPKVARAEGIYVYDEDGRRYIDGSGGSSVVVSVGHGVREVWEAVARQAERFWFYPAHVFSNDQALALSDLIADLAPGEMRNACKVWLTCTGTDAVDDAVRLARQHFVERGEPSRYLVISRWQSFHGNNIAVAGFSGLTTRRRMFSPMFVHMPHIPPAYCYRCPYEKTHPECGLLCARALEKEIRQQGPENVAAFIAEPVVGAALGAVPAPPGYFQVVREICDRYGVLLIADEVMTGWGRTGTMFGLDHWGVTPDIIATAKGISSGYAPIAAVIARNSVWQPLQDNASVFRAGHTLNANPISCAASNAVLRYLLDHDLPARTRDTGGYFLGQLEGLLEHSIVGDVRGKGLMLGLELVQDKQSRQPFPPALGLSRMVEEEAFRRGLIVYSCTGSVDGDAGDMILMAPPLIITREQVDEFMVILHDAIAAVTEVIGR, from the coding sequence ATGCACGAACCCAACGAGGTGCTGGTCCACCGCGATTGGAGACGGCAGTTCCCCAAGGTGGCGCGGGCCGAGGGCATATACGTCTACGACGAGGATGGCCGCCGGTACATTGATGGCTCCGGGGGCTCCTCGGTGGTGGTCAGCGTGGGCCACGGTGTCCGCGAGGTCTGGGAGGCCGTGGCCAGGCAGGCGGAGCGGTTCTGGTTCTATCCCGCTCACGTGTTCTCCAACGACCAGGCTCTGGCCCTGAGCGACCTGATAGCGGACCTGGCCCCCGGGGAGATGAGGAACGCCTGCAAGGTGTGGCTGACTTGCACCGGCACCGACGCCGTGGACGATGCCGTCCGCCTCGCCCGCCAGCACTTCGTCGAGCGGGGCGAGCCCTCACGGTACCTGGTCATCAGCCGCTGGCAGTCCTTCCACGGCAACAACATCGCCGTAGCCGGTTTCTCGGGGCTGACCACACGCCGCCGCATGTTCTCCCCCATGTTCGTCCACATGCCCCACATCCCCCCCGCTTACTGCTATCGGTGCCCGTACGAGAAGACGCATCCCGAGTGCGGTCTCCTCTGTGCCCGCGCCTTGGAAAAGGAGATACGACAGCAGGGCCCCGAGAACGTGGCCGCCTTCATCGCCGAGCCGGTGGTGGGTGCCGCCCTGGGAGCGGTTCCGGCGCCGCCTGGCTACTTCCAGGTGGTACGGGAGATCTGCGATCGCTACGGGGTCCTGCTCATCGCCGACGAGGTGATGACCGGGTGGGGCCGTACCGGCACCATGTTCGGGCTGGACCACTGGGGCGTCACCCCCGACATCATCGCCACCGCTAAGGGCATCTCCTCCGGCTATGCCCCCATCGCGGCGGTGATCGCTCGGAACAGTGTGTGGCAGCCCCTGCAGGACAACGCCTCCGTCTTTCGCGCCGGCCACACCCTCAATGCCAACCCCATCTCCTGCGCCGCCAGCAATGCTGTGCTCCGCTATCTCCTGGACCACGATCTTCCGGCCCGAACCAGGGACACGGGCGGCTACTTCCTGGGCCAGCTCGAGGGCCTCTTGGAGCATAGCATCGTCGGCGACGTGCGCGGCAAGGGGCTGATGCTGGGGCTGGAGCTGGTGCAGGACAAGCAGAGCAGGCAGCCCTTCCCCCCCGCCCTGGGCCTGAGCCGGATGGTGGAAGAGGAGGCCTTCCGCCGGGGCTTGATCGTCTACTCCTGCACCGGCTCGGTGGATGGCGACGCGGGGGACATGATCCTCATGGCGCCGCCCCTGATCATCACCAGGGAACAAGTGGACGAGTTCATGGTCATCCTGCATGATGCCATCGCCGCCGTCACCGAGGTAATCGGACGCTGA
- a CDS encoding L-fucose/L-arabinose isomerase family protein codes for MRVGIVTVSDGRERVHQGLLPVIAAHVQRLAAFLTSECGAEVLRSEPIHSPEEARAVAAELRAQRAQALTVCQPVFGFPHNAVSLVRDLGLPTLLFAPWEPEYPALVGLLTIGGGLTQIGVPHGRIWGKLEDPEVQRRILAFCRGAGAVTALRGRVVGQLGGRSMGLYTTAADGAAWQSQFGVDLDHADQIEIVRRARLVPDEAVKAGLDWLHAHVQILHDGKQLTPGKLATQVRHYLATKQIVRELGWDAVALKCHYEMSEFQVTQCLTAALMNDPYDWEGEKEPIPTSCEADADGALTMLVMKLVSSLPTALLDLRFYDASRAVYVLSNCGAAPTCFACTGGSMEACLGRTAFTPCTAKYLGGGAHVCLVFDSGPVTLARLTRDPQGYRMLIAGGEAMNLPLGEVEGSSTVWPHAFLQLSVEPQDLLPVLHANHVHLVRGDLRVELEEFSRFSGIRATVL; via the coding sequence ATGAGAGTCGGGATCGTAACCGTATCCGACGGGCGTGAGCGTGTTCATCAGGGGCTCTTGCCCGTCATCGCCGCTCACGTGCAGCGGCTGGCAGCCTTTCTGACCTCCGAGTGCGGCGCGGAAGTGCTGCGAAGCGAGCCGATCCACTCTCCCGAGGAAGCGCGGGCCGTCGCGGCTGAGCTGCGAGCCCAGAGAGCGCAGGCGCTCACAGTCTGTCAGCCCGTGTTCGGATTCCCACACAACGCCGTCTCTCTCGTGCGCGATCTGGGGCTCCCCACCCTGCTCTTTGCGCCCTGGGAGCCCGAGTATCCGGCTCTGGTGGGGCTCCTCACCATCGGTGGCGGACTGACCCAGATCGGCGTGCCCCACGGCCGTATCTGGGGGAAGCTCGAGGACCCGGAGGTGCAGCGGCGGATACTGGCGTTCTGCCGTGGCGCCGGGGCGGTGACGGCCCTGCGCGGGAGGGTGGTGGGCCAGTTGGGCGGACGGAGCATGGGGCTCTACACCACTGCCGCCGACGGTGCCGCCTGGCAGTCCCAGTTCGGAGTGGACCTCGATCACGCCGACCAGATCGAGATCGTGCGCCGCGCCCGGCTGGTACCGGATGAGGCGGTGAAGGCCGGCCTGGACTGGCTGCACGCGCACGTGCAGATCCTGCACGACGGGAAGCAGTTGACCCCAGGGAAACTGGCCACGCAGGTGCGGCACTACCTGGCCACCAAGCAAATCGTTCGCGAACTCGGCTGGGACGCAGTGGCCCTCAAGTGTCACTACGAGATGAGCGAGTTCCAGGTGACCCAGTGCCTGACCGCCGCCCTCATGAACGATCCCTACGACTGGGAGGGAGAGAAGGAACCCATTCCCACCTCCTGTGAGGCGGATGCCGACGGCGCCCTGACCATGCTGGTGATGAAGCTGGTCTCCAGCCTGCCCACCGCCCTTCTGGACCTGCGTTTCTACGACGCCTCGCGAGCAGTGTACGTGCTATCGAATTGCGGGGCGGCACCCACCTGCTTCGCCTGCACCGGTGGCAGCATGGAGGCCTGCCTGGGCCGCACCGCGTTCACCCCATGCACGGCCAAGTACCTCGGAGGGGGAGCCCATGTGTGCCTGGTCTTCGACTCCGGTCCTGTGACCCTGGCCCGCCTGACTCGCGATCCCCAGGGCTATCGCATGCTGATCGCCGGCGGGGAGGCCATGAACCTTCCCCTGGGGGAGGTGGAAGGCAGCTCGACGGTATGGCCTCATGCCTTCCTGCAGCTGAGCGTGGAGCCGCAGGATCTGCTGCCGGTGTTGCACGCCAACCACGTACACCTGGTGCGGGGCGACCTGCGAGTCGAGTTGGAGGAGTTCTCTCGCTTCAGCGGCATCCGCGCCACTGTGCTCTAG
- a CDS encoding MBL fold metallo-hydrolase, which translates to MVEGLLPEIHWLGHATFRIEIDHKVLYFDPWEIKPGAPKADLILITHAHHDHCSAEDVERVAKPDTIVVAPRPCLDKLGRDPERVRAVKVGDRLTVLGLEVQVVAAYNVGKSFHPESPDSVGYIVTLDGVRVYHAGDTDLIPEMAGLAVDVALLPIGGTYTMNVQEAAAAVHRLKPRIVVPMHYGRVVGELDDAHRFAELVEDAEVAVLPEED; encoded by the coding sequence ATGGTTGAAGGGCTGCTACCGGAGATTCACTGGCTGGGGCACGCCACATTCCGGATTGAGATAGACCACAAGGTGCTCTACTTCGATCCCTGGGAGATCAAGCCAGGAGCACCCAAGGCCGACCTGATTCTGATCACCCATGCCCACCACGACCACTGCTCCGCCGAGGACGTGGAGCGCGTCGCCAAACCGGATACCATCGTGGTGGCCCCTCGGCCCTGCCTGGACAAGCTCGGCCGCGATCCCGAGCGCGTGCGGGCCGTGAAGGTGGGAGACCGTCTCACCGTTCTGGGCCTGGAGGTCCAGGTGGTGGCCGCCTACAATGTAGGCAAGAGCTTCCATCCGGAATCCCCCGATAGCGTGGGGTACATAGTCACCCTCGACGGAGTGCGAGTCTACCACGCCGGTGACACTGATCTCATCCCCGAGATGGCCGGCCTGGCGGTGGACGTCGCCTTGCTGCCCATAGGCGGCACCTACACCATGAACGTCCAGGAGGCGGCGGCCGCCGTTCACCGACTCAAGCCGCGCATCGTGGTACCCATGCACTACGGGCGCGTCGTCGGGGAGCTGGACGACGCCCATCGCTTCGCGGAACTGGTCGAGGACGCGGAGGTGGCGGTCCTACCGGAGGAGGACTGA
- a CDS encoding Asp/Glu/hydantoin racemase, which translates to MAKTLAMIHTVAGIVPSFAALAGELLPHISVFHLVDEGLLSRIIAEGRVTSTMCLRVVELAANAQADGANAILLTCSAMSPAVDLAAPLLDIPMLKVDEPMVDRALQVGSRIGVFATVAATLQSVGDLVRQRAQALGRPVKVVASLQADAMAAAREGRQDEHDRAVRAAVARLAAQSDVIVMAQASAAQALLAEDLRALPVPVLTSPRLALSRVRQLLTGEPGEPD; encoded by the coding sequence ATGGCCAAGACGCTGGCGATGATACACACCGTGGCCGGCATCGTGCCCTCGTTCGCCGCCCTCGCCGGCGAGCTTCTGCCCCACATCTCCGTCTTTCACCTGGTGGACGAGGGGCTCCTCTCCCGCATCATCGCCGAGGGCCGGGTCACGTCCACTATGTGCCTACGAGTGGTGGAGTTGGCCGCCAATGCCCAGGCGGACGGAGCCAACGCCATCCTCCTCACCTGCTCCGCCATGAGCCCTGCCGTGGATCTAGCGGCGCCGCTGCTCGACATCCCCATGCTCAAAGTGGATGAACCCATGGTGGATCGTGCCCTCCAGGTAGGCAGCCGCATCGGAGTGTTCGCCACCGTGGCCGCCACCCTCCAGTCGGTCGGCGACCTGGTGCGGCAACGAGCCCAGGCCCTGGGTCGTCCGGTGAAAGTGGTGGCTTCCCTGCAAGCCGATGCTATGGCCGCTGCCCGGGAGGGCCGCCAAGATGAGCACGACCGGGCAGTACGAGCGGCGGTCGCCAGGCTGGCAGCCCAGAGCGACGTCATCGTCATGGCCCAGGCTTCGGCAGCCCAGGCCCTGCTCGCAGAGGACCTTAGAGCCCTGCCCGTGCCCGTCCTGACCAGCCCGCGGCTGGCGCTGTCTCGAGTGAGGCAACTCCTGACCGGAGAGCCGGGCGAACCGGACTGA
- a CDS encoding DUF2344 domain-containing protein, whose translation MEDRHRYEIRFGRGHAIRFISHLDLMRVWERMFRRARLPIAYSQGFNPRPLITFAAPLPVGVLSRGDLLEAALGGLVPEETVLQALRAQAVPGLEVEEVTAVPGRRRSLPARMREARYEIELEEATEGTVRGAIAALLAAPSIPVRTDRGDRVREYDLRPLVLELEYRGEPDPCLLARLRHDPQGTGRPDDLLRALGYDPAAARITRTELVLAPAEER comes from the coding sequence ATGGAGGACAGGCATCGCTACGAGATCCGATTCGGACGCGGGCACGCCATCAGGTTCATCTCCCACCTGGACCTGATGCGGGTCTGGGAGCGGATGTTCCGGCGCGCCCGCCTGCCGATAGCCTACTCCCAGGGGTTCAACCCTCGGCCCCTGATCACCTTTGCCGCGCCCCTCCCGGTAGGGGTGTTGTCTCGGGGGGATCTGCTAGAGGCCGCTTTGGGGGGGTTGGTGCCGGAGGAAACCGTCCTACAGGCGCTCCGGGCTCAGGCCGTGCCCGGCCTGGAAGTAGAGGAGGTGACTGCTGTACCGGGCCGGCGACGGTCACTGCCGGCCCGTATGCGGGAGGCCCGGTACGAGATCGAACTGGAAGAAGCCACTGAAGGAACCGTCCGCGGGGCCATCGCAGCGCTCCTGGCGGCCCCCTCGATCCCGGTGCGGACCGACCGCGGGGACCGGGTGCGCGAGTACGACCTGCGGCCGCTGGTGCTTGAGCTCGAGTATCGGGGCGAACCAGATCCCTGCCTACTGGCTCGCCTCCGGCACGATCCTCAAGGCACCGGCAGGCCGGACGACCTCCTGCGCGCCCTGGGGTACGACCCAGCGGCGGCCCGGATCACCCGCACCGAGCTGGTTCTGGCGCCGGCGGAAGAGCGGTGA
- a CDS encoding YjbQ family protein, producing the protein MRIIEVETTARSQLVDVTRQVAEVLAEEGSERDGVCHVFVLHTTAGITVNENADPSVGRDLLAHLDRLVPWDGRYAHSEGNSAAHIKASLLGSSVSVPVRGGRLVLGTWQGIFLAEFDGPRRRRLGIQLVQGSP; encoded by the coding sequence ATGCGCATCATCGAGGTGGAGACGACCGCGCGCAGCCAGCTGGTGGATGTCACTCGTCAGGTAGCGGAGGTGCTCGCGGAGGAAGGGAGCGAGCGGGACGGTGTGTGCCATGTGTTCGTCCTCCATACCACGGCCGGGATAACTGTCAACGAGAATGCCGATCCGAGCGTCGGCCGTGACTTGCTGGCCCACCTGGACCGGCTGGTGCCTTGGGACGGTCGGTACGCCCATAGCGAGGGCAACTCGGCGGCTCACATCAAGGCCAGCCTACTGGGATCGAGCGTCTCCGTGCCGGTGCGGGGTGGGAGGCTGGTGCTAGGCACCTGGCAGGGCATCTTCCTGGCCGAGTTCGATGGCCCGCGGCGGCGACGCCTGGGGATCCAGTTGGTGCAGGGGAGCCCATGA
- a CDS encoding TIGR03960 family B12-binding radical SAM protein, translating into MSAVLSREVLDRMLAGVEKPARYTGAEWNSVVKPWEGARVRMVLAFPDVYEIGMSNLGLMVLYDLVNAREDMLAERTYAPWPDMAAAMRAQGVPLYSLESRRPLTDFDVVGFSLGYELNFTTVLEMLDLAGLPLLASERDDTMPLVIAGGSACYNPEPMADFFDLVVIGDGEEALLELGELYRDFGRSPVAEPGSRAHRARFLRAAATLAGVYVPELYRPRYDETGCYQGLEAVAPEAPDRVTARVVRPLPPPPTRPVVPYLETVHDRAMVEVRRGCGRGCRFCQAGIIYRPVRERPVAEVEEAAARIIASTGYDELGLLSLSTCDYRPIEQLLERLIARFGEEVAISLPSLRLDSFSVKLADMVQRRRRTGLTFAPEAGTQRLRDVINKNVTEDNLREAAEAAFSHGWQRIKLYFMVGLPTETDEDVEGIARLAREVLAIGRRHHGRRARVSVSVSTFIPKPHTPFQWAPLVSDDDLERRQGILRRGMRGQGLELAWHDVRATYVEALLARGDRRLGPVIRRAWELGARFDPWEEHFRPEAWRRALKETGVDGDRFARNGYDMGQALPWDHVDTGVRRSFLERECRRALGAERTPDCFEACSACGVSGRYGVACWE; encoded by the coding sequence ATGAGCGCGGTGCTTTCTCGTGAAGTGCTGGACCGCATGCTGGCCGGCGTGGAGAAGCCGGCCCGCTATACCGGCGCCGAATGGAACAGCGTGGTGAAGCCCTGGGAAGGGGCGCGCGTCCGGATGGTGCTCGCCTTCCCCGACGTCTACGAGATCGGTATGTCCAACTTGGGATTGATGGTGCTCTACGACCTGGTCAACGCTCGGGAGGACATGCTGGCGGAGCGGACGTACGCGCCCTGGCCTGATATGGCGGCGGCCATGCGGGCTCAGGGAGTGCCTCTCTACTCCCTGGAGAGCCGCCGGCCGCTGACGGATTTCGACGTGGTGGGCTTCTCCCTGGGCTACGAGCTCAACTTCACCACCGTTCTGGAGATGCTGGACCTGGCGGGGCTGCCGCTGCTGGCGTCGGAGCGGGACGACACCATGCCGCTGGTGATAGCGGGCGGCAGCGCCTGCTACAACCCGGAGCCGATGGCGGACTTCTTCGACCTGGTAGTGATCGGGGACGGCGAGGAAGCGCTGCTGGAACTGGGAGAGCTCTACCGGGACTTCGGCCGCAGCCCGGTGGCCGAACCCGGCAGCCGGGCCCACCGTGCCCGGTTCCTACGGGCGGCTGCAACGCTCGCTGGGGTGTACGTGCCGGAGCTGTACCGCCCCCGATATGACGAAACGGGGTGCTACCAGGGGCTGGAAGCTGTCGCCCCCGAGGCCCCCGACAGAGTGACCGCTAGGGTGGTGCGCCCCCTACCTCCTCCCCCGACGCGCCCCGTGGTACCCTACTTGGAGACGGTGCACGACCGGGCGATGGTGGAGGTCCGCCGGGGGTGCGGTCGGGGATGCCGTTTCTGTCAGGCAGGGATCATCTACCGGCCGGTTCGGGAGCGGCCGGTGGCCGAAGTAGAGGAAGCCGCGGCACGCATCATAGCCAGCACCGGGTATGACGAACTGGGACTGCTGTCCCTCAGTACCTGCGACTACCGGCCCATAGAGCAGCTGCTGGAGAGGCTCATAGCCCGCTTCGGAGAGGAAGTGGCGATCTCTCTTCCCTCACTGCGGCTGGATTCCTTCTCGGTGAAGCTGGCCGACATGGTGCAGCGGCGGCGGCGCACGGGGCTGACCTTCGCCCCCGAGGCAGGAACGCAGCGGCTTCGGGACGTCATCAACAAGAACGTGACCGAGGATAACCTGAGAGAGGCGGCGGAAGCCGCCTTCAGCCACGGCTGGCAGCGGATCAAGCTGTACTTCATGGTGGGGCTGCCCACCGAGACCGATGAGGACGTAGAGGGCATCGCCCGGCTAGCGCGGGAGGTGCTGGCCATCGGTCGCCGGCATCACGGCCGCCGGGCGCGGGTGTCGGTCAGCGTGAGCACCTTCATCCCCAAACCGCACACTCCCTTCCAGTGGGCTCCGCTGGTGAGCGATGACGACCTAGAGCGACGCCAAGGCATCCTGCGCCGAGGTATGCGCGGGCAGGGGCTGGAGCTGGCCTGGCACGACGTCCGCGCCACCTACGTGGAGGCGCTGCTGGCCCGGGGCGACCGGCGCCTGGGCCCGGTGATCCGACGCGCCTGGGAGCTGGGGGCACGGTTCGACCCTTGGGAGGAGCACTTCCGCCCGGAAGCTTGGCGGCGCGCTCTCAAGGAGACTGGCGTAGATGGCGACCGGTTCGCTCGCAACGGCTACGACATGGGGCAGGCTCTGCCCTGGGATCACGTAGACACCGGCGTCAGGCGCTCCTTCTTGGAGCGCGAGTGCCGCCGGGCCCTGGGCGCGGAGCGCACTCCCGACTGCTTCGAGGCCTGCTCCGCCTGCGGGGTCTCCGGTCGTTACGGAGTGGCCTGCTGGGAGTGA
- a CDS encoding PAS domain-containing protein, whose amino-acid sequence MRANAALPSIVPRVILRLGLVIAIQIVVVGLLALAAPRTLASLGHYVVGTPSRALTAAVEHRGRDRAEMARLLATALVDEEGLRAASAASPVALLALRQGDATPTVWADWPSGWPEVVPSAVRQWLADRSGDSEPLWCTVYHSGRLFIVGAASWGAEGDWLVVVADETEDLGEVAARVAGARAFSVVAAAGWEPEGTVSLAEITSGLVHVVLPVPGSVGDPGLLSFDLPTGGIGAPLRAGAIILLASVLLVAGAQTLAFTSTYVQLMQPFREVLRALDAYATTGRWEPPRGEFQEQQMAVMAISRAVEARERAEKEARARLEELRAFVDALPAPAGVKDADLRYRLVNAALTRLIGCRPEELIGKTDDEILPEDLARVCTDHDRQTIESGQTLQFEEFAELEGQRHVFRIVKAPLRDSEGTVSGLVSVGVDITREREIQARLAEAQKAQMMGRLAGGVAHIFNNILTAIIGSSELALLELGAGHPARPDIEEVKAAANRGARVSRQLLFLGRGHPGGEGPTRVHEVLDDLLPVLKEMAGTQVELETAVAPELPPALVGAGELKQVLLNLVLNATEAMPDGGRLLIEGCVCQPPAEAVRIEPALSQGAVVVLRVADTGTGIGPGVREHVFEPFFTTKGAAGGRGLGLAVVQSIVRSYRGAVLFRSEEGRGTCFEVYLRSQAEPEVRTDRGAATGTGVPQGHEVILLAEDEPSVRQLTEKMLASQGYTLWTATRGDEALELVESRGQPPDLLLTDVVMPGMSGVELALALRDRYPGMRVLLMSGYASGHDGEDLQGFPLLWKPFTLDSLTQRVRSLLDS is encoded by the coding sequence ATGAGGGCGAATGCCGCCCTCCCCTCCATAGTGCCCCGCGTTATCCTGCGCCTGGGGCTTGTGATCGCCATTCAAATAGTGGTGGTGGGGCTTTTGGCGTTGGCTGCCCCCCGCACCCTGGCTTCTCTCGGGCACTACGTGGTGGGCACCCCTTCGCGAGCCCTCACCGCGGCGGTGGAGCACCGCGGGCGGGACCGGGCGGAGATGGCTCGGCTGCTGGCGACCGCCCTAGTGGACGAGGAAGGCTTGCGAGCTGCCTCAGCAGCTTCTCCGGTTGCGCTGCTGGCTCTGCGCCAGGGGGACGCCACGCCGACAGTCTGGGCCGATTGGCCTTCGGGTTGGCCCGAGGTCGTTCCCTCAGCGGTGAGACAGTGGCTGGCCGACCGATCTGGCGACTCCGAGCCGCTGTGGTGCACGGTGTACCACTCGGGCAGGCTCTTCATCGTCGGCGCAGCATCGTGGGGGGCGGAGGGCGACTGGCTGGTGGTCGTGGCCGACGAGACGGAGGACCTCGGGGAGGTGGCGGCCCGGGTGGCGGGGGCCAGAGCGTTCTCGGTCGTGGCCGCCGCCGGCTGGGAACCCGAGGGCACGGTATCGTTGGCCGAGATCACTAGCGGGCTGGTGCACGTGGTGCTGCCAGTGCCGGGCAGTGTAGGAGATCCCGGGCTGCTTTCCTTCGACCTCCCCACGGGCGGCATCGGCGCCCCGCTCCGGGCCGGCGCGATCATCCTCCTGGCCAGCGTGCTTCTGGTGGCCGGGGCACAGACCCTGGCTTTCACCAGCACCTACGTCCAGCTCATGCAGCCCTTCCGAGAGGTGTTGCGAGCCCTGGATGCCTACGCTACCACGGGAAGATGGGAACCGCCCCGAGGCGAGTTCCAGGAACAGCAGATGGCGGTGATGGCCATCAGCCGCGCTGTGGAGGCGAGAGAGCGAGCAGAGAAAGAGGCTCGGGCCAGGCTGGAGGAGCTGCGAGCCTTTGTGGACGCATTGCCGGCTCCGGCTGGGGTGAAGGACGCCGACCTGCGCTATCGCCTGGTCAATGCAGCGCTGACGCGGCTCATAGGGTGCCGGCCGGAGGAGCTCATTGGGAAGACAGATGATGAGATCCTCCCGGAAGACCTGGCCCGAGTATGCACCGACCACGACCGCCAGACCATCGAAAGCGGGCAGACTCTGCAGTTTGAGGAGTTCGCTGAGCTGGAAGGCCAGCGACACGTCTTCCGAATAGTAAAGGCGCCTCTGAGGGACTCGGAGGGGACGGTTTCGGGGCTTGTCAGCGTTGGGGTTGACATCACCAGAGAGCGGGAGATCCAGGCTCGCTTGGCGGAGGCGCAGAAGGCGCAGATGATGGGGCGCCTGGCCGGGGGAGTAGCCCACATCTTCAACAACATCTTGACTGCCATCATCGGGTCCTCAGAGCTGGCTCTGCTGGAGCTGGGGGCAGGACATCCGGCGCGCCCGGACATCGAGGAAGTCAAGGCGGCGGCCAACCGAGGGGCTCGGGTGAGCCGCCAGCTTCTCTTCCTGGGGCGGGGCCACCCGGGAGGCGAAGGGCCCACCCGAGTACACGAGGTGCTGGACGATCTCCTACCAGTGCTGAAGGAGATGGCGGGCACTCAGGTAGAGCTCGAGACGGCGGTGGCGCCCGAGCTGCCTCCGGCGCTGGTGGGCGCCGGAGAGCTCAAGCAGGTGCTGCTGAACCTGGTGCTGAACGCGACAGAGGCCATGCCCGACGGCGGGCGACTCCTGATTGAGGGATGTGTCTGTCAGCCTCCGGCCGAGGCGGTGCGCATCGAGCCAGCCCTGAGTCAAGGTGCGGTGGTGGTGCTCAGGGTGGCCGATACTGGGACTGGCATTGGCCCTGGGGTCCGGGAACACGTGTTCGAGCCCTTCTTCACTACCAAGGGTGCCGCCGGGGGGCGCGGTCTGGGGCTGGCGGTGGTGCAGAGCATCGTCCGCAGCTACCGGGGTGCGGTGCTCTTCCGATCAGAAGAAGGGCGTGGCACCTGCTTCGAGGTCTATCTCCGGAGCCAGGCCGAGCCCGAGGTGAGGACGGATCGAGGGGCGGCGACCGGAACCGGAGTGCCTCAAGGTCACGAGGTGATACTGCTGGCGGAAGACGAGCCCAGTGTGCGTCAGCTGACCGAGAAGATGCTGGCTTCCCAGGGCTACACCCTTTGGACGGCGACTCGGGGAGACGAGGCCCTGGAGCTGGTGGAGTCCAGGGGACAGCCGCCCGATCTGCTCCTGACGGATGTGGTCATGCCGGGGATGAGTGGCGTGGAACTGGCGCTGGCCCTGCGGGACCGTTACCCGGGAATGCGAGTGCTGCTCATGTCGGGCTACGCTAGTGGCCACGATGGCGAGGACCTGCAGGGCTTCCCCCTACTGTGGAAACCCTTCACCCTGGACAGTCTCACCCAAAGGGTCCGCAGCCTCCTGGATAGCTGA